The Manihot esculenta cultivar AM560-2 chromosome 1, M.esculenta_v8, whole genome shotgun sequence genome has a window encoding:
- the LOC110624641 gene encoding formin-like protein 2, with translation MATFTSILLLVSFIYTLAATTTSSSLHRHLLHQPFLPPASTVPPSQPPSLSPQPLLPHSKPKYPFSTTPNIPQNPFFPSFPSPPPPSVSTPTTFPANISSLFFPHPPSPTSHRHLIIAISISLSLLLVAILAALFAFFLYSRRQHHHYATTSDKTLRSDSLRLFPPNSIPSDGSPKPPKLLRRPEVPNTSSEFLYLGTLVNSRSGIDDHQNVANSSNAGIKIGLSSSPYQKLDSPELNPLPPLPRHSYTPTYRSGEVPFRPCKDDEAVTDTEEELFFSPRGSSGGKETIQESPVRVGSSSRRELQGRNFGSRSFNSRTASYPYSNSCSPTNSIPNSSSPLSNLSPISTKSKSPETIISFPAPIQSIKRSTLSSSLSSSPTFSGRDSGNTQNSPERNSVSFGQNNLSPTRIESTSQQFAPTKLTPPPPPPPPSRFWEIPVGVRPAQGVSSGGSGPPVLVTASRPVFVESAMPILANEQLSVERSEETMKPKLKPLHWDKVRASSDRAMVWDQISSSSFQLNEEMIETLFTVNNSNLNVKDNNARRQSLPLQNQENRVLDPKKSQNIAILLRALNVTSAEVCEALLEGNSDTLGTELLESLLKMAPTKEEERKLKEFKDESPFKLGPAEKFLKAVLDIPFAFKRIDAMLYIANFDSEVEYLKRSFETLEAACEELRNSKMFLKLLEAVLKTGNRMNVGTNRGDAHAFKLDTLLKLVDVKGTDGKTTLLHFVVQEIIRSEGSRVSGINHNQMAEKTQQSTFQDDVQFQKLGLRVVSGLSGELTNVKKAAAMDSDVLSNEVAKLSIGITKVGEVLKLNEDISLKESTRKFPESMTRFLKKAEEEIVRVQAQEKLALSLVKEITEYFHGNSSKEEAHPFRIFMVVRDFLSILDHVCKEVGKINERTICSSVRPMPGNSNLPPVFPGFTGRQHYGTLDDETLSLSQY, from the exons ATGGCTACCTTCACTAGTATTCTCCTTCTTGTCTCCTTCATTTACACCTTGGCggccaccaccacctcctcctctCTTCACCGTCATCTCCTTCATCAACCCTTTTTGCCTCCTGCTTCCACTGTCCCTCCAAGCCAACCTCCTTCTCTTTCTCCCCAACCTCTTCTGCCTCATTCTAAACCAAAATATCCTTTCTCCACCACTCCCAACATCCCACAAAATCCTTTCTTTCCTTCCTTTCCctcacctcctcctccttccgttTCTACTCCAACCACTTTTCCGGCCAACATTTCCTCCCTCTTCTTTCCTCATCCACCTTCCCCCACCTCCCACCGCCACCTTATCATCGCCATCTCTATTTCCCTCTCTCTCCTCCTTGTTGCCATCCTTGCAgctctttttgctttctttctcTATTCCCGTCGCCAGCACCACCACTACGCCACCACTTCCGATAAAACTTTACGATCCGACAGCCTTCGTCTTTTCCCACCAAACAGTATCCCTTCCGACGGCTCTCCTAAGCCCCCCAAACTTCTACGTCGGCCAGAAGTTCCCAACACCAGCTCAGAGTTCTTGTACCTTGGTACCTTAGTAAACTCACGAAGTGGAATCGATGATCATCAGAATGTTGCGAATTCGAGCAATGCTGGAATCAAGATTGGCTTATCATCCTCTCCTTATCAAAAACTTGATTCTCCAGAGCTCAACCCACTTCCTCCATTACCCAGACATAGCTATACGCCGACTTATAGAAGCGGAGAAGTTCCGTTTCGGCCATGCAAGGATGATGAAGCTGTTACAGATACAGAAGAAGAGTTGTTCTTTTCGCCGAGAGGATCATCTGGGGGAAAAGAGACGATTCAAGAGAGTCCAGTACGTGTAGGATCGAGTTCTAGACGAGAGCTTCAAGGAAGGAATTTTGGGTCTAGAAGTTTTAATTCCAGAACTGCTTCATATCCATATTCAAATTCTTGTTCTCCAACAAATTCTATCCCCAATAGTTCCTCTCCATTGTCGAATTTGAGTCCTATAAGCACAAAATCTAAATCACCGGAGACTATTATCAGCTTCCCTGCTCCAATTCAGTCGATAAAGCGATCAACATTATCCAGTTCTTTGTCTTCTTCACCAACCTTTTCAGGGAGAGATTCAGGGAATACCCAGAACTCTCCGGAGCGAAATTCAGTTTCTTTTGGCCAGAATAACCTTTCCCCGACGAGAATCGAGAGTACCTCTCAGCAATTTGCACCCACAAAACTGACGCCTCCTCCTCCACCGCCTCCTCCTTCACGGTTTTGGGAGATTCCTGTGGGGGTGAGACCGGCTCAGGGTGTGAGCTCAGGGGGTTCTGGGCCTCCGGTGCTTGTTACTGCTTCAAGGCCCGTTTTTGTTGAGAGTGCAATGCCAATTTTAGCTAATGAGCAATTAAGCGTAGAGAGGAGTGAGGAGACCATGAAGCCCAAGTTGAAGCCTTTACATTGGGACAAAGTTAGAGCGAGCTCTGATAGAGCTATGGTGTGGGATCAGATCAGTTCCAGTTCTTTTCA ATTGAATGAGGAAATGATTGAGACACTGTTTACTGTGaataattcaaatttgaatgtgaaaGACAATAATGCTCGGCGACAGTCTCTGCCATTACAGAACCAGGAGAATCGTGTTCTTGATCCCAAGAAGTCTCAGAACATTGCAATATTGTTGAGGGCGTTAAATGTGACCTCTGCCGAAGTATGCGAGGCCCTTTTGGAAG gaAACTCGGATACATTAGGAACAGAGCTTCTGGAGAGTTTATTAAAGATGGCACCAACTAAAGAAGAAGAGCGCAAACTAAAGGAGTTCAAGGATGAGTCACCATTTAAGCTTGGTCCTGCAGAGAAATTTCTCAAAGCGGTGCTCGATATTCCTTTTGCATTTAAGAGGATTGATGCTATGCTTTATATTGCTAATTTTGATTCAGAAGTTGAATACCTCAAAAGATCCTTTGAAACTTTGGAG GCAGCTTGCGAAGAATTGAGAAACAGCAAAATGTTCTTGAAGCTTTTAGAAGCAGTACTGAAAACTGGGAACCGCATGAATGTTGGCACTAATCGTGGCGATGCTCATGCTTTCAAGCTTGACACACTCCTTAAGCTGGTTGATGTTAAGGGGACAGATGGAAAGACTACTCTCTTGCATTTTGTTGTACAGGAAATCATCAGATCTGAAGGTTCCCGTGTTTCTGGTATAAATCATAATCAAATGGCAGAGAAAACTCAACAATCCACATTCCAGGATGATGTTCAATTTCAGAAGCTTGGCCTGCGAGTTGTTTCGGGTTTGAGCGGAGAGCTCACCAACGTGAAGAAAGCTGCAGCAATGGATTCAGATGTGCTTAGCAATGAAGTTGCAAAACTGAGCATCGGAATTACAAAAGTCGGCGAAGTTCTTAAACTAAATGAGGATATTTCATTGAAGGAGAGTACCAGGAAGTTCCCGGAATCAATGACCAGATTCCTGAAGAAGGCAGAGGAAGAAATTGTCAGGGTTCAAGCACAAGAGAAACTTGCTCTCTCACTGGTGAAGGAAATAACCGAGTATTTCCATGGGAACTCGTCTAAAGAAGAAGCTCATCCATTCCGGATATTTATGGTGGTAAgggattttctttccattcttgatcatgtatgcaAAGAAGTTGGAAAGATCAATGAGAGAACTATATGCAGTTCAGTCCGGCCAATGCCGGGAAACTCAAACCTTCCGCCAGTTTTTCCAGGATTCACTGGAAGACAACATTATGGTACACTGGATGATGAAACTTTATCCTTGTCCCAATATTGA
- the LOC110624648 gene encoding acyl-coenzyme A thioesterase 2, chloroplastic: MKPLRKSLPHRLLLRSNPSISSLRPLSPHSTTNELAESSLFNSFKQQHPTSSLAFLYPNSSRVIETKSFSMCNGARDPLCANSWKNLKPIFFSSFSNSQNGRLLNSSTVSTTKARSLNESIMSTHLSKLSTESKLPFKISFRDRIPCFFMQTRYFSSENSAPKNGMPISSPLESSVPIDAGSSIRKPITLWPGMYHSPVTNALWEARSSIFEKAADSLDGTSQGELATKTPSKSRTSILYNFSSDFVLREQYRNPWNEVRMGKLVEDLDALAGTISYKHCSNEDGMTRPLLLVTASVDRMVLKKPIRVDADLKIVGAVTWVGRSSMEIQLEVIQSTEGSSNPSDALALTANFTFVARDSNTGKSAPVNQISPETEQEKLLWEEAEERNKARKKKRIESKKDTENKDMERLNALLAEGRVFCDLPALADRDSILLQDTRHQNSLICQPQQRNIHGRIFGGFLMRKAFELAFSNAYAFAGAAPRFVEVDHVDFFIPVDVGNFLRYKSCILYTELEDPAKPMINVEVVAHVTRPELRSSEVSNKFYFTFTVRPEDIRAGLKIRNVVPATEEEARRVLERMDAENSQITKS; encoded by the exons ATGAAACCTCTCAGAAAATCACTTCCCCACCGCCTTCTCCTTAGATCCAACCCCAGCATTTCATCCCTCCGACCCCTTTCTCCACATTCCACGACTAATGAGCTTGCCGAATCCTCCTTGTTCAATTCATTCAAACAACAGCATCCCACATCCAGTTTAGCATTTCTTTATCCCAATTCGTCCAGAGTCATTGAGACCAAATCATTTTCTATGTGCAATGGAGCCAGGGATCCCCTCTGTGCTAATTCGTGGAAAAATTTGAAACCCATTTTCTTTTCCTCGTTTTCTAATTCTCAAAATGGGCGTTTGTTAAATTCAAGTACAGTTTCAACGACGAAGGCTCGCTCTCTCAATGAATCCATCATGAGTACCCACTTGTCTAAGCTATCAACAGAATCAAAACTTCCATTCAAAATCTCATTCCGTGATCGAATCCCATGTTTTTTCATGCAAACGAGATATTTTTCAAGTGAAAATTCGGCCCCAAAAAATGGAATGCCAATTAGTTCACCACTTGAGAGCTCAGTTCCAATCGATGCAGGCTCTTCGATTCGAAAACCTATCACTTTATGGCCTGGAATGTATCATTCTCCTGTAACAAACGCTTTATGGGAAGCAAGATCAAGCATATTTGAGAAGGCTGCCGATTCACTTGATGGCACTTCGCAGGGTGAATTGGCAACAAAAACTCCATCTAAGAGCAGGACTAGTATTCTCTATAACTTTTCTTCTGATTTTGTACTCAGGGAGCAGTATAGGAACCCATGGAATGAGGTCAGGATGGGGAAGTTGGTTGAAGATCTCGATGCTCTTGCTGGAACCATTTCCTACAAG CACTGCAGCAATGAGGATGGCATGACAAGGCCTCTTTTATTGGTCACTGCTTCTGTTGACAGGATGGTTCTGAAAAAACCAATACGTGTTGATGCTGATCTGAAAATAGTTGGTGCTGTTACATGGGTTGGGCGGTCATCCATGGAGATTCAGTTGGAGGTGATTCAATCAACTGAAG GGAGCTCCAATCCTTCAGATGCACTTGCTCTTACGGCAAATTTCACATTTGTGGCTCGTGACTCAAATACAGGAAAATCAGCTCCAGTTAACCAGATATCACCAGAAACTGAACAAGAAAAATTGCTttgggaagaagcagaagaaagaaataaagcaaggaaaaagaagagaatagAAAGTAAAAAAGATACTGAAAATAAAGACATGGAAAGGCTCAATGCACTGCTAGCTGAAGGAAGGGTCTTCTGCGACTTGCCAGCATTGGCAGACAGAGATAGCATTCTTTTACAGGATACTCGCCACCAGAACTCTTTGATATGTCAACCACAGCAACGGAACATTCATGGCCGCATCTTTGGGGGATTTTTGATGCGCAAAGCTTTTGAGCTGGCCTTTTCGAATGCTTATGCATTTGCTGGTGCAGCACCACGCTTTGTTGAAGTTGATCATGTTGATTTCTTTATACCA GTGGATGTTGGAAATTTTCTTCGCTACAAGTCTTGCATTTTGTACACTGAACTTGAGGACCCGGCTAAACCTATGATAAATGTGGAAGTTGTAGCTCATGTTACAAGGCCTGAGCTAAGATCCAGTGAG GTATCTAACAAGTTCTATTTCACATTTACTGTCCGTCCTGAAGACATTAGAGCTGGATTAAAGATCCGGAATGTTGTTCCAGCTACAGAAGAAGAAGCTCGTCGAGTACTTGAACGTATGGATGCTGAGAACTCCCAGATCACAAAATCATGA
- the LOC110618815 gene encoding UDP-glycosyltransferase 74F2, which yields MEKCYKGHVLLLPYPGQGHINPMLHFSRRLISKGLKVTLLNSIFISNTMHFGSSIGSVHLDVISDGFDIGGFAESASIDDYLSRLKAAGSRTLSDLIKKYRESSDPVDCVIYEPFLPWALDVAKEHGLFAAAFFTQPCAVDFIYYNIHHKLLKLPVSSTPVSISGLPLLELRDLPSFLNVPASYPAYFEMVLNQFSNTEKADYILINTFYKLEKEVVDAMSKVCPVLTIGPTVPSKYLDKRIQNDDEYGLDLYTLDASISLNWLTTKPPRSVIYVAFGSMADLSNKQMEELAWGLQTSNFNFLWVVRVSEQPKLPKSFLQYLGDKGLIVNWSPQVKLLQDEAIGCFFSHCGWNSTIEALSLGVPMVGMPQWTDQPPNAKLVEDVWKVGVRVKVNEEGIVSREEIKNCIREVMEGERSREIRGNCEKWKELAIEAISEGGTSDKNIDEFVSKLISSKCI from the exons ATGGAGAAGTGTTACAAAGGCCATGTCCTCTTACTTCCATATCCAGGCCAAGGTCACATCAACCCTATGCTTCACTTCTCTCGCCGCTTAATCTCCAAAGGCCTCAAAGTCACCTTACTCAATTCCATTTTCATTTCAAACACCATGCACTTCGGTTCCTCCATCGGCTCCGTTCACCTTGACGTCATCTCCGACGGTTTCGACATCGGTGGCTTTGCAGAATCTGCCAGTATCGACGACTATCTTTCCCGACTAAAAGCTGCCGGTTCAAGAACTCTATCAGATCTTATCAAGAAATACAGGGAGTCTTCCGACCCAGTTGACTGTGTAATTTATGAGCCTTTCTTGCCTTGGGCTTTGGACGTGGCCAAAGAACATGGTCTGTTTGCTGCTGCGTTTTTTACTCAACCGTGTGCGGTTGATTTTATTTACTATAATATTCATCATAAGCTGTTGAAGTTGCCGGTTTCTTCCACGCCGGTGTCGATTTCTGGGTTACCGTTGCTTGAGCTTAGGGACTTGCCGTCATTTCTTAATGTTCCTGCATCATATCCGGCTTACTTTGAGATGGTGTTGAATCAATTTTCAAATACAGAGAAAGCTGATTATATTCTTATCAACACATTCTACAAACTAGAGAAAGAG GTGGTGGATGCAATGTCAAAAGTTTGTCCAGTGCTGACAATTGGGCCAACAGTTCCATCAAAATACTTAGACAAAAGGATTCAAAATGATGATGAATATGGTCTAGATCTCTACACATTAGATGCCTCCATTTCCCTCAACTGGCTCACCACCAAGCCACCAAGGTCAGTTATATATGTAGCCTTTGGAAGCATGGCTGATCTAAGCAACAAGCAAATGGAAGAGCTTGCATGGGGTTTACAAACAAGCAATTTTAACTTCTTGTGGGTTGTTAGGGTTTCTGAGCAACCAAAACTTCCAAAAAGCTTCCTGCAATATTTGGGTGACAAAGGCTTGATAGTGAACTGGAGTCCTCAGGTGAAGCTTCTGCAAGATGAAGCTATTGGCTGTTTTTTTAGCCATTGTGGTTGGAATTCAACCATTGAAGCCTTGAGCTTGGGTGTGCCAATGGTGGGAATGCCTCAGTGGACTGACCAGCCACCCAATGCTAAACTTGTTGAAGATGTGTGGAAGGTGGGAGTTAGAGTGAAGGTTAATGAAGAGGGGATTGTGAGTAGAGAAGAAATTAAGAATTGTATAAGAGAAGTAATGGAGGGAGAGAGGAGTAGAGAGATTAGAGGAAATTGTGAAAAATGGAAGGAATTGGCTATTGAGGCTATTAGTGAAGGTGGAACTTCTGATAAAAATATTGATGAATTTGTGTCTAAATTAATTAGCTCTAAAtgtatttga
- the LOC110611471 gene encoding UDP-glycosyltransferase 74E2, whose protein sequence is MESPRRAAAETHIIALPFPAQGHINPMLQFSKRLVSKGLKVTLVTFIDNELTKAKHGSVVVESISNNSEENFKISTMEDYWRNFSSLVRQKLSEIVEKQGESCCPISCLVYDSIMPWALDMARELGVAAASFFTQSCAVSAIYYHVYKGRLNIPTDVDLVSLEGMPPLESCDLPSSACGLEKNCPAMISLMSDQFSNVGEVDWILINTFNELEEEVMNWMASQCPLKLIGPLIPSKYLSKRLELDDSEYGLSLFKPRTNSFMQWLDSKEASSVVYVAFGSLASLEEKQMEDIASGLKLSNYNFLWVVRESEENKLPKNLMNETSEKGLIITWCPQPEVLAHKSVGCFMTHCGWNSTLEALSLGVPMVAMPYWSDQTTNAKFVADVWRVGVRVKVNEEGIVTKEEIEMCIREVMEGESSSILRRNSEKWKMLAQEAVAEGGSSDKNVERFVAEVTCNITA, encoded by the exons ATGGAGAGCCCCCGAAGAGCcgccgccgaaactcacatcATAGCACTTCCTTTCCCAGCGCAAGGTCATATTAATCCAATGCTCCAATTCTCTAAACGCCTCGTTTCCAAAGGACTCAAAGTAACCCTAGTCACCTTCATCGACAACGAGCTGACAAAAGCCAAACACGGCTCAGTCGTAGTCGAGTCTATTTCGAATAACAGTGAAGAAAACTTTAAGATTTCGACCATGGAAGACTACTGGAGAAATTTTAGCTCTTTGGTAAGGCAGAAATTATCAGAAATCGTCGAAAAACAAGGCGAGTCTTGCTGTCCAATAAGTTGCCTTGTGTATGATTCAATCATGCCTTGGGCTCTGGACATGGCCAGAGAACTTGGTGTTGCTGCAGCTTCATTCTTCACACAGTCATGTGCTGTTTCAGCCATTTACTACCATGTTTATAAAGGAAGGCTAAATATTCCAACTGATGTGGACCTTGTATCATTAGAAGGGATGCCTCCACTTGAAAGCTGTGACCTGCCTTCTTCAGCTTGCGGCTTGGAGAAGAACTGCCCAGCCATGATAAGCCTAATGAGTGATCAGTTTTCGAATGTCGGGGAAGTTGATTGGATCCTTATTAACACTTTCAACGAGTTAGAAGAAGAG GTCATGAACTGGATGGCAAGCCAATGCCCTCTCAAGCTAATAGGACCATTAATACCATCAAAGTACCTAAGCAAGAGACTGGAGCTGGACGACAGTGAATACGGCCTCAGCCTCTTCAAACCCAGAACCAACAGTTTCATGCAATGGCTAGACTCCAAGGAGGCTAGCTCAGTAGTTTACGTAGCATTTGGAAGCTTGGCTTCCTTGGAAGAAAAGCAGATGGAAGATATAGCAAGCGGACTGAAACTGAGCAACTACAATTTTTTGTGGGTAGTCAGAGAATCTGAAGAGAACAAACTTCCAAAGAACTTAATGAATGAGACATCAGAGAAGGGTCTAATTATTACTTGGTGTCCGCAGCCAGAAGTTCTTGCTCATAAATCTGTGGGCTGTTTCATGACTCACTGTGGCTGGAACTCAACGCTTGAGGCATTGAGCTTGGGTGTGCCAATGGTTGCAATGCCCTACTGGTCTGATCAAACGACTAATGCAAAATTTGTTGCTGATGTGTGGAGGGTTGGGGTTAGGGTTAAGGTAAATGAAGAAGGAATTGTCACGAAAGAAGAAATAGAGATGTGTATAAGGGAAGTCATGGAAGGAGAGAGCTCCAGTATATTGAGAAGGAACTCAGAGAAATGGAAAATGCTTGCCCAAGAAGCTGTAGCTGAAGGTGGAAGTTCTGACAAGAATGTTGAGAGATTTGTGGCAGAAGTCACTTGTAATATTACTGCATAA